A genomic stretch from Tamandua tetradactyla isolate mTamTet1 chromosome 15, mTamTet1.pri, whole genome shotgun sequence includes:
- the SLC25A38 gene encoding mitochondrial glycine transporter isoform X1 translates to MIQKSRPALLQPQNVGDRVETLMFHPAIKAFVCGSISGTCSTLLFQPLDLLKTRLQTLQPSVHGSRHAGMLAVLLKVVRTESLLGLWKGMSPSIVRCVPGVGIYFGTLYSLKQYFLRGHPPTALESVILGMGSRSVAGVCMSPITVIKTRYESGRYHYESIYAALRSICRSEGHRGLFSGLTATLLRDAPFSGIYLMFYNQTKNIVSHDQLDAALLPFVNFSCGVFAGILASLVTQPADVIKTHMQLSPVKFRWIGQTASLIFKDYGLRGFFQGGLPRALRRTLMAAMAWTVYEEMMAKMGLKL, encoded by the exons ATGATCCAGAAGTCACGCCCCGCGCTGCTGCAACCCCAAAATGTCGGAGACAGGGTGGAAACGCTTATG TTCCATCCAGCCATCAAAGCCTTCGTGTGTGGGTCCATCAGCGGGACCTGCTCCACCCTCCTTTTCCAACCTCTGGACCTCCTGAAAACACGCCTCCAGACTCTCCAGCCCTCGGTCCATGG GTCCAGGCACGCGGGGATGTTGGCTGTGCTCCTAAAGGTGGTTCGCACGGAGAGCCTTTTGGGCCTTTGGAAAGGGATGTCCCCT TCCATTGTGAGATGTGTTCCTGGCGTTGGAATCTACTTTGGCACCCTCTACTCTTTGAAGCAGTACTTCCTGCGGGGCCATCCCCCCACTGCCCTGGAATCGGTCATACTGGGGATGGGCTCTCGCTCTGTCGCCGGGGTCTGCATGTCACCCATCACCGTGATCAAGACACGGTACGAG AGTGGGCGGTACCACTATGAAAGCATCTACGCAGCCCTGAGGAGCATCTGTCGCAGTGAGGGGCACCGTGGCCTCTTCAGCGGCCTGACAGCCACCCTTCTTCGTGACGCCCCCTTTTCTGGAATCTACCTGATGTTTTACAACCAGACCAAAAATATAGTGTCCCATG ACCAGTTGGATGCAGCCCTTCTTCCCTTTGTAAATTTCAGCTGTGGGGTATTTGCTGGTATTCTGGCTTCATTGGTAACTCAACCTGCAGATGTCATCAAAACTCACATGCAGCTTTCCCCTGTGAAATTCCGGTGGATTGGCCAAACAGCTTCGCTCATTTTCAAA GACTATGGGCTACGTGGCTTCTTCCAAGGCGGCCTTCCCCGGGCCCTTCGCAGAACTCTGATGGCAGCAATGGCATGGACAGTCTATGAAGAAATGATGGCCAAGATGGGCCTCAAGTTATGA
- the SLC25A38 gene encoding mitochondrial glycine transporter isoform X2 produces the protein MSETGWKRLCMGIIQGVNQFHPAIKAFVCGSISGTCSTLLFQPLDLLKTRLQTLQPSVHGSRHAGMLAVLLKVVRTESLLGLWKGMSPSIVRCVPGVGIYFGTLYSLKQYFLRGHPPTALESVILGMGSRSVAGVCMSPITVIKTRYESGRYHYESIYAALRSICRSEGHRGLFSGLTATLLRDAPFSGIYLMFYNQTKNIVSHDQLDAALLPFVNFSCGVFAGILASLVTQPADVIKTHMQLSPVKFRWIGQTASLIFKDYGLRGFFQGGLPRALRRTLMAAMAWTVYEEMMAKMGLKL, from the exons ATGTCGGAGACAGGGTGGAAACGCTTATG CATGGGGATAATACAAGGTGTCAACCAG TTCCATCCAGCCATCAAAGCCTTCGTGTGTGGGTCCATCAGCGGGACCTGCTCCACCCTCCTTTTCCAACCTCTGGACCTCCTGAAAACACGCCTCCAGACTCTCCAGCCCTCGGTCCATGG GTCCAGGCACGCGGGGATGTTGGCTGTGCTCCTAAAGGTGGTTCGCACGGAGAGCCTTTTGGGCCTTTGGAAAGGGATGTCCCCT TCCATTGTGAGATGTGTTCCTGGCGTTGGAATCTACTTTGGCACCCTCTACTCTTTGAAGCAGTACTTCCTGCGGGGCCATCCCCCCACTGCCCTGGAATCGGTCATACTGGGGATGGGCTCTCGCTCTGTCGCCGGGGTCTGCATGTCACCCATCACCGTGATCAAGACACGGTACGAG AGTGGGCGGTACCACTATGAAAGCATCTACGCAGCCCTGAGGAGCATCTGTCGCAGTGAGGGGCACCGTGGCCTCTTCAGCGGCCTGACAGCCACCCTTCTTCGTGACGCCCCCTTTTCTGGAATCTACCTGATGTTTTACAACCAGACCAAAAATATAGTGTCCCATG ACCAGTTGGATGCAGCCCTTCTTCCCTTTGTAAATTTCAGCTGTGGGGTATTTGCTGGTATTCTGGCTTCATTGGTAACTCAACCTGCAGATGTCATCAAAACTCACATGCAGCTTTCCCCTGTGAAATTCCGGTGGATTGGCCAAACAGCTTCGCTCATTTTCAAA GACTATGGGCTACGTGGCTTCTTCCAAGGCGGCCTTCCCCGGGCCCTTCGCAGAACTCTGATGGCAGCAATGGCATGGACAGTCTATGAAGAAATGATGGCCAAGATGGGCCTCAAGTTATGA
- the SLC25A38 gene encoding mitochondrial glycine transporter isoform X3, which translates to MSMLLIAFVMGIIQGVNQFHPAIKAFVCGSISGTCSTLLFQPLDLLKTRLQTLQPSVHGSRHAGMLAVLLKVVRTESLLGLWKGMSPSIVRCVPGVGIYFGTLYSLKQYFLRGHPPTALESVILGMGSRSVAGVCMSPITVIKTRYESGRYHYESIYAALRSICRSEGHRGLFSGLTATLLRDAPFSGIYLMFYNQTKNIVSHDQLDAALLPFVNFSCGVFAGILASLVTQPADVIKTHMQLSPVKFRWIGQTASLIFKDYGLRGFFQGGLPRALRRTLMAAMAWTVYEEMMAKMGLKL; encoded by the exons ATGTCTATGCTACTCATTGCCTTTGT CATGGGGATAATACAAGGTGTCAACCAG TTCCATCCAGCCATCAAAGCCTTCGTGTGTGGGTCCATCAGCGGGACCTGCTCCACCCTCCTTTTCCAACCTCTGGACCTCCTGAAAACACGCCTCCAGACTCTCCAGCCCTCGGTCCATGG GTCCAGGCACGCGGGGATGTTGGCTGTGCTCCTAAAGGTGGTTCGCACGGAGAGCCTTTTGGGCCTTTGGAAAGGGATGTCCCCT TCCATTGTGAGATGTGTTCCTGGCGTTGGAATCTACTTTGGCACCCTCTACTCTTTGAAGCAGTACTTCCTGCGGGGCCATCCCCCCACTGCCCTGGAATCGGTCATACTGGGGATGGGCTCTCGCTCTGTCGCCGGGGTCTGCATGTCACCCATCACCGTGATCAAGACACGGTACGAG AGTGGGCGGTACCACTATGAAAGCATCTACGCAGCCCTGAGGAGCATCTGTCGCAGTGAGGGGCACCGTGGCCTCTTCAGCGGCCTGACAGCCACCCTTCTTCGTGACGCCCCCTTTTCTGGAATCTACCTGATGTTTTACAACCAGACCAAAAATATAGTGTCCCATG ACCAGTTGGATGCAGCCCTTCTTCCCTTTGTAAATTTCAGCTGTGGGGTATTTGCTGGTATTCTGGCTTCATTGGTAACTCAACCTGCAGATGTCATCAAAACTCACATGCAGCTTTCCCCTGTGAAATTCCGGTGGATTGGCCAAACAGCTTCGCTCATTTTCAAA GACTATGGGCTACGTGGCTTCTTCCAAGGCGGCCTTCCCCGGGCCCTTCGCAGAACTCTGATGGCAGCAATGGCATGGACAGTCTATGAAGAAATGATGGCCAAGATGGGCCTCAAGTTATGA
- the SLC25A38 gene encoding mitochondrial glycine transporter isoform X4 produces MGIIQGVNQFHPAIKAFVCGSISGTCSTLLFQPLDLLKTRLQTLQPSVHGSRHAGMLAVLLKVVRTESLLGLWKGMSPSIVRCVPGVGIYFGTLYSLKQYFLRGHPPTALESVILGMGSRSVAGVCMSPITVIKTRYESGRYHYESIYAALRSICRSEGHRGLFSGLTATLLRDAPFSGIYLMFYNQTKNIVSHDQLDAALLPFVNFSCGVFAGILASLVTQPADVIKTHMQLSPVKFRWIGQTASLIFKDYGLRGFFQGGLPRALRRTLMAAMAWTVYEEMMAKMGLKL; encoded by the exons ATGGGGATAATACAAGGTGTCAACCAG TTCCATCCAGCCATCAAAGCCTTCGTGTGTGGGTCCATCAGCGGGACCTGCTCCACCCTCCTTTTCCAACCTCTGGACCTCCTGAAAACACGCCTCCAGACTCTCCAGCCCTCGGTCCATGG GTCCAGGCACGCGGGGATGTTGGCTGTGCTCCTAAAGGTGGTTCGCACGGAGAGCCTTTTGGGCCTTTGGAAAGGGATGTCCCCT TCCATTGTGAGATGTGTTCCTGGCGTTGGAATCTACTTTGGCACCCTCTACTCTTTGAAGCAGTACTTCCTGCGGGGCCATCCCCCCACTGCCCTGGAATCGGTCATACTGGGGATGGGCTCTCGCTCTGTCGCCGGGGTCTGCATGTCACCCATCACCGTGATCAAGACACGGTACGAG AGTGGGCGGTACCACTATGAAAGCATCTACGCAGCCCTGAGGAGCATCTGTCGCAGTGAGGGGCACCGTGGCCTCTTCAGCGGCCTGACAGCCACCCTTCTTCGTGACGCCCCCTTTTCTGGAATCTACCTGATGTTTTACAACCAGACCAAAAATATAGTGTCCCATG ACCAGTTGGATGCAGCCCTTCTTCCCTTTGTAAATTTCAGCTGTGGGGTATTTGCTGGTATTCTGGCTTCATTGGTAACTCAACCTGCAGATGTCATCAAAACTCACATGCAGCTTTCCCCTGTGAAATTCCGGTGGATTGGCCAAACAGCTTCGCTCATTTTCAAA GACTATGGGCTACGTGGCTTCTTCCAAGGCGGCCTTCCCCGGGCCCTTCGCAGAACTCTGATGGCAGCAATGGCATGGACAGTCTATGAAGAAATGATGGCCAAGATGGGCCTCAAGTTATGA
- the SLC25A38 gene encoding mitochondrial glycine transporter isoform X5, producing the protein MIQKSRPALLQPQNVGDRVETLMFHPAIKAFVCGSISGTCSTLLFQPLDLLKTRLQTLQPSVHGSRHAGMLAVLLKVVRTESLLGLWKGMSPSIVRCVPGVGIYFGTLYSLKQYFLRGHPPTALESVILGMGSRSVAGVCMSPITVIKTRYESGRYHYESIYAALRSICRSEGHRGLFSGLTATLLRDAPFSGIYLMFYNQTKNIVSHGLWATWLLPRRPSPGPSQNSDGSNGMDSL; encoded by the exons ATGATCCAGAAGTCACGCCCCGCGCTGCTGCAACCCCAAAATGTCGGAGACAGGGTGGAAACGCTTATG TTCCATCCAGCCATCAAAGCCTTCGTGTGTGGGTCCATCAGCGGGACCTGCTCCACCCTCCTTTTCCAACCTCTGGACCTCCTGAAAACACGCCTCCAGACTCTCCAGCCCTCGGTCCATGG GTCCAGGCACGCGGGGATGTTGGCTGTGCTCCTAAAGGTGGTTCGCACGGAGAGCCTTTTGGGCCTTTGGAAAGGGATGTCCCCT TCCATTGTGAGATGTGTTCCTGGCGTTGGAATCTACTTTGGCACCCTCTACTCTTTGAAGCAGTACTTCCTGCGGGGCCATCCCCCCACTGCCCTGGAATCGGTCATACTGGGGATGGGCTCTCGCTCTGTCGCCGGGGTCTGCATGTCACCCATCACCGTGATCAAGACACGGTACGAG AGTGGGCGGTACCACTATGAAAGCATCTACGCAGCCCTGAGGAGCATCTGTCGCAGTGAGGGGCACCGTGGCCTCTTCAGCGGCCTGACAGCCACCCTTCTTCGTGACGCCCCCTTTTCTGGAATCTACCTGATGTTTTACAACCAGACCAAAAATATAGTGTCCCATG GACTATGGGCTACGTGGCTTCTTCCAAGGCGGCCTTCCCCGGGCCCTTCGCAGAACTCTGATGGCAGCAATGGCATGGACAGTCTATGA